ttattttatatgtaattaattagattggtttttttaattcaaaattatttttaaaaattaaaaaattcatgaaataatttaaaattattaattatgtcttatttagtttataagacatataacaacaatatttgaaaagaaataatagattatatatagcaacaatattAAATCATATACAGagagtatatatattattttgaaaaggaataatatattatatatatgatattataataaaatcataggtttattttattttatttttataaaaaaaaatactattttagtatatgttagaaacataaaaatattaacatctttatcattttttgggttaaaaaataataataaatatttaaagtaataatttttcatgatattttatttaaattgaataattaataaaatttaactttttaaaaatgagtcaaaattttcattccatgtactcatttagaattgaattatgaacataatattatataaaaaaaattattttatatgtaattaattagattggtttttaaaattcaaaattatttttaaaaattaaaaaattcatgaaataatttaaaattattaattatgtcttatttagtttataagacatatagcaacaatatttgaaaaggaataacagATTATATTATGCAACAATATTCAACCATATACAGAgattacatatattaaattgaaaatgaataacatattatatatagcaacaatattaaacaatatttgaaaatgaatttatttattaatttattacctGCCGGTCAAACCCCCTGCcatctgtttcttcttcttccccaacacaACAACACCACGTTTTGTCCtctgtcttcttcttcttcttccccaaaacAGCAACACCCCCAACACAGCAACACGACGAAGACGTTttgccttcttcttcttcttccccaacacaACAATACCACAAAGATGCAACCCTCTGTCTTCTTCCCCAAACCACGAAGACGTTttgccttcttcttcttcttccccaacacagCAATACCACAAAGATGCAGCCCTCTGTCTTCTTCCCCAAACCACGAAGACGCAGCCTCTCGCTCTTAGACTATCGGACCACGATCTGCTACCTTCCCACCAGACACCACACCAAAGATGAAGATTCTAGACTCCGACAATGGTGGATTTAGGGTTAAGTAAGTTATTCTTCAACCGAGCctctttttaaaggcttttgaaaggGTCACGAGTTTGTTTCAAATCTTCATgggtttatttaaaattttcataggtTTTCTTTTGCAGAGGAATCTCTTATTTCTCTGAAAAATCAAGACTTGTTGTGATGGGGCTTTTTGTAGAGAATCTGTTGAATTTTTTCCCCCGAGTTAACTCGGAATATCGGTTGATTTTTTAAACCATGATCACTACttcttatttccttttagcTAAGGACGTGTTAAAGGAGAAGTTGTAACCTATATGTGTAAGTTCATGGCGTCAAGTAGGTTCTCTAAAAGCCAACAAAATCTTGCTCTCAAAATGAGAATTTGTCTTGGAATGATGTTTTCTGTATTATGCCCTAGTTTTTCATGGCAAGTTGAAGTTCAGAGATTGAAAATAGCTCATGAAAGGGGATTAAAAGGCATGTCAGAAGACACAAAAATGCCCATGAGTGACTGGTGGCTAGTGGTTGGCTCCCCATTTGTTTATTTCGTGGGCGAAGAGTAAgtcaagaatgaaaatatcggtaattatggatatatcggatatattggagatatatcgttggatattttgacataaatatcggtagacctaaaattgaccaaaacttataaaaatataaaataaaacttttagaaatgaaattaaagtataatagacattttaaagttattttgttaaataaattaatgtatatatataatattgtacgtgtcaataaaaaatataaatttgataagtgtatattgattattaaattatattaaatattatttgatcattatattgtgatatttgattataatatattttggtggatattttgacacaaaatatccgtaaacctaaaattgatcaaaacttataaaaatataaaataaaacttttagaaatgaaattaaaaacataatatacattttaaagttatttttttcaaataaattaatatatatatatataatattgtacacgttaataaaaaatataaatttgataagtgtatattgattattgaattatataaaatattatttgatgataatattgtgattataatatgtttaattttaaaatctatttaatattaaaattatgatatattataaaataaatgatgataaatgtataaatttttaatatattaattatattaaaaacactatgaataaaattatgatatatttttactaatcaattaaatgaaaatttttcatttaattataaaatagttataattaatttgttatttaaagtgtttttttaatattttatttatatcctaagttttgatatatatttttttagtacatattatttatcaaatggCACATTTGCCCTAGTGGAGCTAGGGATGCACTTTGAACCTTTTGTtagggggattcgaacccccgacagtaaggaaaaaaaaggctcAATTTTGAGCTTTAAGCGTTGATCGCCCGTGTTAACCAAACGTTGACCAGACGATATATCCGTGCTATATATCGTGTCGGTGGGTGCCGACACACCAATATTTCACCGAAATATCGCCTAATTTCAgcgatattttcttccttggagTAAGCGCATTGATTTTTCTCTCTTATTAGAGTTTATTagaattttatcttaaatttcattcaaaactTTGCATAGTTTGCTAATATTTTAGGGAATgtacaaagatgaaaaaaaaaatacaaaacaaaatagaagTAGAAGTTTTTGGTTGTGCCAAACGTGGCCAAGTCCCATCAACTTGGCCAActtaagattttgaaaaaaagtataataatttttaaaaggggAATTAGGTAAAATTTCTTATCCATAAAGTACCAATaaattcaaaactcaaaaaagtCACTTTTATTGAGAGTATATTTAAGAGAAAATCATTCTCATTTTAGCTACTAAAATAATAACTTGATACATATTTTCAACGCTACCCTcttcatcactttttttttttcctttttaccttattattattttttttcctcacttgAACGACACAATTTTTGGACCTCCCTCgacctctttttttcttttcttttttcatctcttttttttccctccccACTCCCGTCCGCCCCATTCCCACCTTCTcaccaaattaaattaagttttatattaattaagttttgttctttttaaatattttgattttaattaattttataaaataattctcacctattttccctattttttaaaatctacttaattaaaaaagcaacttttatttttttttaaagtaccattcatttattcattatatttttcattttctttatatacattaaaataaatcaatttttaatataaaaatatacgcacctataataattaataatctaataaataaataaatactaatattttaaataatattgatttcaaatatatatatatatatatatatatatatatatatatatatatatatatatatatataatattttattttgtttggtattcataatatttttatatttataatttttataattttcatattatggatctcattttttatatttttaatttaaaaaatttttatatgatattaaacctaatttttaaaacgtaaataaataaaaaaacaccattcaaattttttgttttcttcaaaataaaatagaaaaataatattaaaaaaatattaacttacctttaatttcattcaacaaaaaattagtaATGATTAGTCTTCAAAAAATTAGTATTGAAggtatgtaaaataaaaatttaaaaagtgtttccattaaatttttaaatataaatttcacaATTCCCATCATAAtctattgatattataaaaaaaaaactaatgtttttttattaaatatgtaaaaaaaaaaagagtacatttttgtttaattaaacatgtaaaacattaaaattgtttttattttaataaataatattttttaaaagtacattatatgtatttttttgggcttattttttaataatcgCTCTCAAATTCATAACCAcgataataaaaaaacttaataggCTTAACACATCCTACTATCTACCGTAGTACTTTTAATCACTAACATTATGACttttaggaaaaaataatattaatatctcTAGTGGCATGTTTAATGTAGAAGGCTagtatatctttttatttacaATGGTacttttaattacttttaagtaaaaattatattactatTTTCAGTGGTATATTTGATGTAGAGGTTAAAGTAGTAATGAATAATATGACAGCTACGACAAAAAGGTCCAATCAAATGTAGTTGTGAGTTTATCTTATATAGGTGATAGTCCACCTTAAGCTAATTAGAGGACACTCCTGGAAACATGCATAAAGTTACTTTTCTAATGcataaaatgaaaactattttccccAAAATGTATTATCTATAAAAGTGacttttttggattttgaatttatcaataaaatatatgaagaatgtgaggaatttcGTACCCTCGATATTTTACACTTTTTTCAATCTCAAGAATATTTTTCCACTTGAAAatgtaataatattatttatccATATTAATTAGacttataaataataaaaagtatcatattttttttaagaaaaaaaaaacactaaaaaattagagaggGTACGAATAATGTAGAGAGTAgcatgaagaatgtgagaaacTTGGTAACCTCGATATTTTACACttattcaattttaagaatttttagtaaaaaaaaaatattaatacaattttctATTGGTAATTAAATTGATCACtattctaatttttaacaataaatacttattttaatttatttataaatggtTTTTTCACAACATTGTTATAACTTTACATcataaaataagtgacaacttttatttcacaaaatttttattttccgaaaattttaaatattttataacttttataaaataatttattgaataacataatcgGTTGTTGTATGATAAATTAAATGCGAGATTCATTCCCTTTAAAAATACACGGTTGTagtaatggttttttttaaatttcattcatgtaAACTTTACATGTGTCATATTTTCATTGGTTAAAAAGTAGAAGCATGGTAACGAAAAGCACTTTTCGACCATGGAATCCAATTTACTTAATGAATCACGTGGGTTGACATGAAGTTGACCAAGCTCTCGCATCCTGGAAACTGCGAAAAAGCAGGGTAAAACGCCAGCACTGCATGTACTGTTACTACTTTCGGCGCTCGCCTCTATGGTCAACGTGATGGAATTTTATGCGGTCAAGGAATTTTACTAATTTCGGCGCTCGCCTCTATGGTACTGTTACTAAGCTTTTTTGGGTTCCGAAACCAAAACAAATACTAACTGACTGCATTTTTCTCGAAACTcgaaaaaatcacttttattaAGACTACATTTCAGAGAAAATCATTCTCATTTTATCTACTAGAATAATAACTTTCTACGTATTTTCAACACTACCctcttcttcacttttttttccctcccatTCCCACCTTCTCAccaattaaattaagttttatattaattaagctttgttcttttttaatattttgattttaattaattttataaaataattctcacctattgtcactattttttttaaatctacttaattaaaaaagcaagttttatttttttaaagtaccattcatttattcattatgtttttaattttctttatatgcattaaaataaattaatttttagtataaaaatataggcacctataataattaataatctaataaataaataaatactaatattttaaataatattgatttcaaatatatgtatataatattttattttgtttggtattcataatatttttatatttataatttttataatttggatattatggatctcattttttatattttcaatttttatatgatattaaacctaaattttaaaaaataaataaattaaaaaacatcatccaaattttttgttttcttcaaaataaaacaaataaataacattaaaaaaatattaacttaccTCTAATTTCATTCAACACAAAATTAGTAATGATTAGTATTTAagagtatttaattttaaaagcaatatttgaaggtatgtaaaattaaaattttaaaagtgtttccattaaatttttaaatataaatttcacaATTCTCATCATaatccattgattttttttaattaaatatgtaaaaaaaaaaaaaaaggtacatttttttaattaaacatgtaaaacattaaaattttttatttttataaataatattttttaaagtacaatatgtgtatttttttgggcatattttttaataattgctCTCAAATTCATAACAAcgataataaaaaaacttaataggCTTAACACATCCTACTATCTACCGTAGTACTTTTAATCACTAACATTGTGACttttaggaaaaaataatattactataTCTAGTGGCTTGTTTGACGGAAAAGGCTAGTATATCTTTCTATATACAATggtacttttaattatttttaagtaaaaattatattactatTTTCAGTGGTATACTTGATGTAGAGGTTGAAGTAGTAATGAATAATATGACAGCTACAATAAGAAGGTCCAATCAAATGTACATGTTAACTTATCTTATATAGGTGGCAATCCACTTTCGGTTGGTTAGAGGACACTCTTTGAAACATGTATAAAGTTACTTTTCTAGTGCAtgaaatgagaattattttttccaaaatatattatcaataaaagtgacttttttatttattttgaatttatcaaTCAAATGTACGAGGAATGTAAGGAATTTCGTATCCTCGATATTTTACACTTTTTTCAATCACtattctaatttttaacaataaatacttattttaatttatttataaatggtTTTTTCACAACATCGTAGTGTTATAACTTTACatcataaaataagtggcaacttttatttcataaaatttttatttttagaaaaatttaaatattttatagcttttgtaaaataatttattgaataatataattGGTTGTTGCAAAGATAATTTGAACGTGAGATTTATACACGGTTGTAGTGTtggtttgttttcaattttattcatgTAAACTTTACATGTGTCATATTTTCATTGGTCAAAAAAGTGGAGGCATGGTAACGAAAAGCACTTTTCGACCATGGAAtccaatttatttaatgaatcaCGCGGGTTGACATGAAGTTGACCCAGCTCTCACATCCTGGAAACTGCAAAGAAAAGCAGGGGAAAACGCCAGCCACTGCATGGTACTGTTACTAATTTCGGCGCTCGCCTCTATGGTCAACGTGATGGAATCTTACGCGGCCAAGGAACTGGCTTTTTTGGGTTCCGAAACCAAAACAAATACTACAACTGACTGCATTTTTCTCCATTTAAGGTTAGGCGCCCGACATTCATCTGATTAGAAGCAGCACAGTAACTTCCCACTCCATGCTCCCATATATATCATCTTCACATTCATTTCTGCAATAGAAGTAGCTacaagaagagagaagaaactATAACTCGATCAATTCAACTATGTACTCTCgttcattttctttccatcaATAGTACTAGTCCGTGGTCCTTAGTCCTTCTGATTCATCTCATCTTCTCTCTCTCATTACTGTTTCTTCCTTAATTTTCTTTGTGGTCAATAGTTGAAGCAGTTGAGAGCAAACGAAGAAAAGCTTCTGCTGCTGTGCAGAAATGGAGAAAGATATTGTCAAGAGGGTGGGAGGATGGATCAAGGGTAAGGTGAAATATTACATTTGCTTCTGTAGGGTGGCCTTATTCGTCACAGGTATTTCCCAGctagttatttaattttagacTATTACATAAATCAAGTCCTGGGagttcattaatttgaaatttttctaaaattttctttcagcTGCGGTTTACTGCCACAACGTTGTGAATTACAACGTACTGGGTGTCTTGGTGACATGCTTCACTCTTAATTTGAAGAAAGACACCATACGCAGATCAGCACTACTTGAGAATGTGCGGGAGGGGCTAGAAATACAGGTGAAAGCGTGGGCCTATGCCAGAAGGTCTGGTTTTAGAAAGATCATTATCTTCTCAACTGCTGCCTACATTCTGGTAAGTTTCTTCTGGTGGGTAGTGAAGTCAAACGCATAGATTTTGTAGGAAAAAGTAGAATCTTCTTGTTATTGCAAACATTTATTGCTTAATTACAATATGACAttctaaattcttttatttaatctatGATTAACTAAtcagtttttttaatttcaaattatttttaaaaattataagatttattaaagaatttaaaacattaattatgtctattattttttatgatcattatatatatataatttgagttttaaattaatttttaaaattattaaacttattgataaattcaatataaggtatcatttgatttgaaattaattttctctAATGAAATAAATGGGAAGAGCAAttctctattttactttgtttttataaattgtttttaaagaacaacAACTCaataatggtataaattttttaaaaacaattttgtttttaaaatcatatgcccaaataggtttttattatttagcaaaaaaaaaaaaactctcaaggattttttttaaataaaaataaaatattatttcaaactatgtatattgttagtttttttagaaataaaaaaataaaaaaaaatttattttaaatcatgtgaataaatattattaacaatttatttatttatttttctcattttcattcttaattttACTTAACATTGACATAGAGACAAATTATCTTTTCAACTTTACATTTGTACACAcatccaaatattaaaattagaattaccaaattcattcttaggaatagaaacaaaatattcatttctattcatTATTTCATGTACCAAACAAGTCCTTAGTGTTTTCATTTTTGGGTAGTGAGCTTGTAATGGATTTAgttattttcttcttccatcTATCTCGGTGTCAGGGTAATGGATTTGAAACCCTAGAAATTGAACATTCAGGGTGATGATTGTatgaaatataagagaaatcGTACAGTTTTAATTGGAGAAAATAGATATTAGATTACCCATTCATTCTGTTGGAAACAGTCCCATTACTATCCATTTCTTTTGTCTCTTATTGTGTCTAGTTTTGTCAAGAATGTTGCtttgtaattttgttttgatcatttATTCTTAAAAGAACTCGAAAATTGTTGCTACAGGGTCTTGTGATGTTTTACCTATCAGCCTCAAACCGAATTCCAAACACCAGTTTTGGACTATACATGTTTCTTTCTGTTCTAATAGCAGTTGGTAAAGCTGGAGGTGTGtctttcttaaaaacatatCTTTTGGATGAGTTAATAGCTGGCCATGAAAACATATCAGATATCAATTACAATCGAGCACAGCGGCGAACAAATATATGGTTGTCCCCAGCTGGGGTCTTGGTTGTGTTTGCCACTCCCTTAAATTTCGATGAATCTTGGTCAAGAATGTTTTTGAATTCAATGTATATGGTAGGAGCTGCTTCCTTCTTGTCCTTCTGTGGCAGCTTATTCTCCCATCAGAGACATCATCCCAACACAAAAACTGAGAGCACCAAAAGGCATCGCAAGTACCCTGATACTTCTGATGAGTATCACCTAAAAAATGATCATCAAACTCTTCCTCCTGATCAGCCCTTCAACAACGATGGTAATCAATTGCCTGAATCATCACCGACTGCTGGTGCAGAAGCACAACAGAAAAGCCCATCACTTTGTTCTGTGAAAcaagaaaatgtaggaaagCTTCTTCTAAGAATGATTCCTATGTGGAGTGCTTTTATCGTGTTTGGTCTGGTAATGTCAACTGCAGACACTTTCTTTAGTGTGGAACATGACATCATGGACGATCAAATCGATACttcttatttccttttagcTAAGGACGTGTTAAAGGTAGTTAGTGCCTGTCTGAGTAAGTTCCTGGTGTCAAGAAGGATCTCTAGAAGCCAACAAAATCTTGCTCTCAAAATGATAATTTGTCTTGGAATGACGTTTTCTGTATTATGCCCTAGTTTTGCATGGCAAGTTGAAGTTCAGAGATTGAAAATAGTTCACGAAAGCAGATTACATGGGGTGTCAGAAGGCACAAAAGTGCCCATGAGTGACTTGTGGCTGGCTTCCCAATTCTGCCTGTGGGGACTTGCGGAAGGGCTTGCTATAAGTGGGCTGGACGAGTTCTTCGGTTATCATGTTTCAAAATCTATGGAGGACTACGGGTCAGAGGTATTCAATACAATTCCTATTGGGATTGGTAGCTTCCTCAGCGTAGTTTGTGTTTCAGCATG
The sequence above is drawn from the Vitis riparia cultivar Riparia Gloire de Montpellier isolate 1030 chromosome 6, EGFV_Vit.rip_1.0, whole genome shotgun sequence genome and encodes:
- the LOC117915620 gene encoding protein NRT1/ PTR FAMILY 5.7-like isoform X1; this encodes MEKDIVKRVGGWIKGKVKYYICFCRVALFVTAAVYCHNVVNYNVLGVLVTCFTLNLKKDTIRRSALLENVREGLEIQVKAWAYARRSGFRKIIIFSTAAYILGLVMFYLSASNRIPNTSFGLYMFLSVLIAVGKAGGVSFLKTYLLDELIAGHENISDINYNRAQRRTNIWLSPAGVLVVFATPLNFDESWSRMFLNSMYMVGAASFLSFCGSLFSHQRHHPNTKTESTKRHRKYPDTSDEYHLKNDHQTLPPDQPFNNDGNQLPESSPTAGAEAQQKSPSLCSVKQENVGKLLLRMIPMWSAFIVFGLVMSTADTFFSVEHDIMDDQIDTSYFLLAKDVLKVVSACLSKFLVSRRISRSQQNLALKMIICLGMTFSVLCPSFAWQVEVQRLKIVHESRLHGVSEGTKVPMSDLWLASQFCLWGLAEGLAISGLDEFFGYHVSKSMEDYGSEVFNTIPIGIGSFLSVVCVSACGGWFGNTLNQSRLDNYYRMITIVAWINLCWFFFVSTFYSTKEEVEDEGIQLQEIIAGVG
- the LOC117915620 gene encoding protein NRT1/ PTR FAMILY 5.7-like isoform X2; amino-acid sequence: MEKDIVKRVGGWIKAAVYCHNVVNYNVLGVLVTCFTLNLKKDTIRRSALLENVREGLEIQVKAWAYARRSGFRKIIIFSTAAYILGLVMFYLSASNRIPNTSFGLYMFLSVLIAVGKAGGVSFLKTYLLDELIAGHENISDINYNRAQRRTNIWLSPAGVLVVFATPLNFDESWSRMFLNSMYMVGAASFLSFCGSLFSHQRHHPNTKTESTKRHRKYPDTSDEYHLKNDHQTLPPDQPFNNDGNQLPESSPTAGAEAQQKSPSLCSVKQENVGKLLLRMIPMWSAFIVFGLVMSTADTFFSVEHDIMDDQIDTSYFLLAKDVLKVVSACLSKFLVSRRISRSQQNLALKMIICLGMTFSVLCPSFAWQVEVQRLKIVHESRLHGVSEGTKVPMSDLWLASQFCLWGLAEGLAISGLDEFFGYHVSKSMEDYGSEVFNTIPIGIGSFLSVVCVSACGGWFGNTLNQSRLDNYYRMITIVAWINLCWFFFVSTFYSTKEEVEDEGIQLQEIIAGVG